A single Parabacteroides timonensis DNA region contains:
- the wecB gene encoding non-hydrolyzing UDP-N-acetylglucosamine 2-epimerase, with protein sequence MKKIMLVFGTRPEAIKMAPLVKEFQKDTDNFQTIVCVTGQHREMLDQVLHIFEIHPDYDLNIMKLGQDLYDVTARVLTGMRDVLQEARPNLVLVHGDTTTSMAAALAAFYQQIPVGHIEAGLRTHNIYSPWPEEMNRQITGRIATYHFSPTSLSKKNLLAEGIAEERITVTGNTVIDALYHVVSQIKNKDNLRQQLRNELERAGYKINRLSEQSYRKLVLITGHRRENFGKGFIAMCKAIKTLAKKYPKVDFVYPMHLNPNVRKPIQEVFGDTHLPNMFFIEPLEYLPFVYLMEQSTIVLTDSGGIQEEAPGLGKPVLVMRDTTERPEALDAGTVKLVGTDFIKILDETSRLLENQNQYNQMSKAVNPYGDGLACQRIVTQIKKIL encoded by the coding sequence ATGAAAAAGATTATGCTAGTCTTCGGTACTCGCCCCGAAGCAATAAAAATGGCTCCTCTGGTAAAGGAGTTTCAAAAAGATACCGACAATTTTCAAACCATCGTTTGTGTCACCGGACAACATCGTGAAATGCTGGATCAGGTGCTTCATATCTTTGAGATCCATCCCGACTATGACCTGAACATCATGAAGCTAGGACAGGATCTGTATGATGTAACAGCCCGCGTCCTCACCGGAATGAGAGATGTTCTACAGGAAGCCAGGCCTAATCTGGTACTGGTACATGGCGATACAACCACTTCTATGGCCGCAGCACTGGCTGCCTTCTATCAACAGATTCCCGTCGGACATATAGAAGCAGGATTGCGGACTCATAATATATACAGTCCCTGGCCGGAAGAAATGAATCGTCAAATTACCGGGAGAATTGCAACTTATCACTTCTCTCCTACTTCTTTAAGCAAAAAAAATTTGCTAGCGGAAGGGATCGCAGAGGAACGGATCACAGTAACAGGCAATACCGTTATAGACGCTTTGTATCACGTGGTCAGTCAAATAAAAAACAAGGATAATTTACGCCAACAACTTAGGAATGAACTGGAAAGAGCAGGTTATAAAATAAATCGACTGTCAGAACAAAGTTACCGGAAATTGGTTTTAATAACAGGTCATCGCAGGGAAAACTTCGGTAAAGGTTTTATAGCCATGTGTAAAGCCATCAAAACTTTAGCGAAAAAATACCCGAAAGTAGACTTTGTCTATCCGATGCATCTGAATCCGAACGTTCGGAAACCCATACAGGAAGTATTTGGAGACACGCATCTCCCGAATATGTTCTTTATAGAACCATTAGAATACCTTCCGTTTGTCTATCTGATGGAACAGTCGACAATCGTCCTGACCGATAGCGGCGGTATCCAGGAAGAAGCCCCCGGATTAGGTAAACCTGTATTGGTTATGCGCGATACAACCGAACGCCCGGAAGCGTTAGACGCCGGAACAGTAAAACTGGTAGGAACTGATTTCATAAAAATATTGGATGAGACCTCCCGGTTATTGGAAAATCAGAATCAATATAATCAAATGAGTAAAGCCGTTAACCCCTATGGGGATGGACTGGCCTGCCAAAGAATTGTAACACAAATAAAAAAGATTTTATGA
- a CDS encoding SLBB domain-containing protein → MKTLSRYIFCVLCLFIPAITFAQIPQELLDKAKAAGMTEEQIQQEMRKRLEQQHSNQPVISAAEHPVTDRITIDTEIPPLELQRENNTPQDSSKNLVFGREIFSNKNLSFEPNLNMPTPRNYPLSAGDELQINVWGDSELNLQLTVSPDGTIIIPNVGPVPISGLTVEQAENRIKQELGKIMTNLVDGSEPNTFVSVGLGKIRSIKVNIVGEAVAPGTYTLPSLASLFNALYAAGGVNDIGSLRNIRVYRNNKEIANLDVYDYLLKGKYDTNIRLEDNDMIIIEPYDQLVNTKGKVKRNRTFELRKGETLSDLLKMAGGFTGDAFTEDVTIKRKSGSRYQIATITEEDFPTFILHDGDSLLVDSVIPFYDNRLTITGAVWRPGEYELSPRVHTVKQLINQAAGLKGDEFIGRAHITRLNSDFTSTVIAIDVQDILNGKAPDIELQKEDKLHIPSLFELREPYTIKVGGAVNYPDTVLPFSKNMTVEDAVILAGGLQESASTINVEVARRIKDPTADKSTNQISRIYTVSLNNDLKLSSKSSGSHTDTLFTLEPFDDVFVRFSPGYEKQQVVKVNGEVTFTGDYALPTKNTRLSNIIAQSGGVTKDAYVKGASLKRQLTRDEMRQVETLLHLSNNNRQSKDSIALSLANIKDYSVGIDLEQALAHPGSTHDLVLRNGDAIYIPQLQSTVKVSGSVTYPNSITYTKGASVRDCLSQAGGYNDIARKYPIVIYMNGKVATTRRVGIFFKRYPKVEPGCEIVVPSKTQRDRRSNLAEILSIASSTTSMAAMVTSIINNLK, encoded by the coding sequence ATGAAAACTTTGAGCCGATACATTTTCTGTGTTTTATGTCTCTTTATACCAGCTATCACTTTCGCCCAAATACCGCAAGAGCTATTGGATAAAGCAAAAGCCGCAGGTATGACGGAAGAACAGATTCAGCAGGAGATGAGAAAACGCCTGGAACAACAGCATTCTAATCAACCGGTCATCTCTGCTGCCGAACATCCGGTTACGGACAGGATCACAATCGATACAGAGATACCTCCACTGGAGTTACAACGCGAAAACAATACTCCGCAGGATAGTAGCAAGAACCTCGTCTTCGGCCGTGAAATATTCTCAAATAAAAACCTGTCTTTCGAGCCGAACCTAAACATGCCTACCCCCAGAAACTATCCACTATCAGCCGGTGACGAATTACAAATCAATGTATGGGGAGACTCTGAGTTAAATCTGCAACTTACCGTATCACCCGACGGCACAATTATTATACCGAATGTAGGTCCTGTACCTATTAGCGGCCTAACAGTCGAACAGGCGGAAAACCGTATCAAGCAGGAACTGGGAAAGATCATGACAAACCTGGTGGATGGAAGCGAGCCTAACACCTTCGTTTCCGTCGGACTTGGAAAGATACGTAGCATTAAGGTTAATATCGTAGGAGAAGCAGTCGCCCCCGGAACGTATACCCTTCCTTCATTGGCTAGCTTATTCAACGCTTTATATGCAGCCGGAGGTGTCAATGACATCGGTTCCTTACGTAACATACGGGTATATCGCAACAATAAAGAAATTGCTAATCTGGATGTGTACGACTATCTGCTAAAAGGTAAATACGATACGAATATCCGTCTGGAAGATAATGATATGATTATCATCGAACCTTACGACCAGTTGGTCAACACCAAAGGGAAAGTAAAACGTAATCGTACCTTCGAACTTCGTAAAGGCGAAACTTTAAGTGATTTATTGAAGATGGCAGGAGGATTTACCGGAGATGCTTTCACCGAAGACGTGACAATCAAACGAAAATCTGGTTCACGCTATCAGATTGCAACTATTACAGAAGAAGACTTCCCTACCTTTATTCTTCATGACGGCGACTCCCTATTGGTAGACTCCGTTATCCCTTTCTACGACAACCGGCTCACAATAACCGGAGCCGTATGGCGTCCCGGTGAATATGAGTTAAGTCCGCGGGTACATACCGTCAAGCAATTGATAAACCAAGCTGCCGGACTGAAAGGAGACGAATTTATCGGAAGAGCCCATATCACCCGGTTGAACTCGGATTTTACCAGTACAGTAATAGCTATCGACGTTCAGGATATCCTGAACGGGAAAGCCCCTGATATTGAATTACAGAAAGAGGATAAATTACATATCCCTTCTCTCTTCGAGCTGCGGGAACCTTATACCATCAAAGTAGGCGGAGCGGTTAATTATCCCGACACAGTCCTTCCTTTCAGTAAAAATATGACGGTTGAAGATGCAGTTATACTGGCAGGTGGCTTACAAGAGTCAGCCTCTACGATCAATGTGGAAGTGGCACGGCGTATAAAAGATCCGACAGCCGACAAAAGCACAAACCAGATATCCAGGATATATACAGTTTCATTGAACAATGATCTGAAACTATCCTCAAAATCATCCGGATCGCATACAGATACACTCTTCACGCTGGAACCATTCGACGATGTATTCGTACGCTTCTCTCCAGGTTACGAAAAACAGCAGGTTGTTAAAGTAAACGGTGAAGTAACTTTCACCGGTGATTATGCATTGCCTACCAAAAACACCCGGCTAAGTAATATCATAGCCCAATCCGGAGGTGTCACCAAAGATGCCTATGTAAAAGGAGCCAGTTTGAAACGCCAGTTAACACGGGATGAAATGCGTCAGGTAGAGACTTTATTGCATCTAAGCAACAATAATAGACAAAGCAAAGACTCCATCGCCCTATCACTTGCAAACATAAAAGATTATTCAGTTGGTATCGACCTGGAGCAGGCACTGGCACATCCTGGAAGTACACACGACCTGGTGCTCCGTAACGGGGATGCAATCTATATACCTCAGCTACAAAGTACCGTAAAGGTGAGCGGTTCTGTTACCTATCCCAACAGTATCACCTATACAAAAGGAGCCTCCGTACGCGACTGCCTTTCACAGGCCGGAGGATATAACGACATTGCCCGCAAATACCCGATCGTTATTTATATGAACGGTAAAGTAGCCACTACACGCAGGGTCGGCATCTTCTTTAAGCGTTATCCTAAAGTCGAACCGGGATGTGAAATCGTCGTACCTTCCAAGACACAACGCGACAGACGGTCGAACCTGGCTGAAATACTAAGTATAGCGAGTTCTACAACCTCTATGGCTGCCATGGTTACTTCAATAATAAATAATTTAAAATAA
- a CDS encoding Wzz/FepE/Etk N-terminal domain-containing protein: protein MDTTENKQSGAEQDIDIIAIARYLWSKRKLLIKSSIIAILAGLIIAFSIPKEYTTTIKLMPETNNPANKMGNLGGLAAIAGIDLNSTTSPDAISPELYPDVVHSTPFLLELFPEQVTNKKKTLSVSVFDYLAEHQRDAWWSYILKAPLKGLSYLIGLFGDQEEKSDKVDPFFLTKEQENIIKELQSRISVFVDKKTQVVTVSVEMQDPVISAQITESVVSKLQTYITNYRTQKAKQDLEFTDKVLKEAQAAYYKAQKAYATFEDSNKNIISASYRTEQERLRNEMTLTFNVYNTLAQKLEQDKLRVQEQTPIYTIIEPATVPLKASAPKKVLILIGFLFITLTGMAGYLLIKDKQLF, encoded by the coding sequence ATGGATACAACAGAAAACAAACAATCCGGAGCAGAACAGGATATAGACATTATCGCTATCGCCCGGTATCTGTGGTCTAAGCGAAAGCTACTAATAAAAAGTAGTATTATAGCTATACTGGCCGGACTTATCATAGCTTTCAGTATCCCCAAAGAATATACAACGACCATCAAACTTATGCCTGAAACAAACAATCCGGCTAATAAGATGGGAAACCTGGGCGGATTAGCTGCCATAGCAGGGATAGATTTGAATAGTACAACCAGCCCGGATGCAATCTCACCGGAATTGTATCCGGACGTGGTTCACAGTACACCTTTCCTACTGGAACTATTTCCGGAACAGGTAACCAATAAGAAAAAGACATTGTCGGTCTCCGTATTCGATTATCTGGCCGAACATCAGCGGGATGCGTGGTGGAGTTATATCCTGAAAGCGCCACTAAAAGGGTTATCATACTTAATCGGACTTTTCGGAGACCAAGAAGAGAAATCAGATAAAGTCGACCCTTTCTTCCTGACCAAAGAGCAGGAGAATATTATTAAGGAATTGCAAAGCAGAATATCCGTCTTTGTCGATAAAAAGACACAGGTGGTAACCGTATCCGTCGAGATGCAAGACCCGGTTATTTCAGCGCAGATAACAGAAAGTGTAGTAAGTAAATTACAAACTTACATTACCAACTATCGGACACAAAAGGCCAAACAGGATCTTGAATTCACCGATAAAGTACTGAAGGAGGCCCAGGCCGCCTATTATAAGGCACAAAAGGCTTATGCTACTTTCGAGGATAGTAATAAGAATATCATTTCAGCCAGTTACCGGACAGAACAGGAAAGATTGCGCAATGAAATGACGCTGACATTCAATGTCTATAATACACTGGCACAAAAGTTGGAACAGGATAAACTGCGGGTACAGGAACAAACACCGATCTATACGATCATAGAGCCGGCTACTGTCCCGCTAAAAGCATCAGCACCTAAAAAGGTACTGATACTTATCGGTTTCCTGTTTATTACGCTGACGGGAATGGCCGGTTACCTATTAATCAAGGATAAACAATTATTCTAA
- a CDS encoding bifunctional fucokinase/fucose-1-phosphate guanylyltransferase, with protein sequence MKKLLSLPPNLVSSFHEIAKVGRNEWFCTSDPVGDRLGSGGGTTWLVEACRQNEAPETPVKEWLGREKRILLHAGGQSRRLPGYAPSGKILTPIPVFRWARGQKLSQNLLSLQLPLYEEIMEKAPESLHTLIASGDVYIRNSQPLQDIPDVDVVCYGLWVDPALATNHGVFVSNRQTPDKLDFMLQKPSLADLGQLAQAHLFLMDIGVWLLSDRAMELLMKHSYTADGKTMKSYDLYSEFGLALGEHPRIPDDELNQLSVAILPLEGGEFYHYGTSRELISSTLTVQNLVRDQRAIMHRKVKPHPAMFVQNASINITLTAANSELWIENSYIGKHWKLDNRHIITGVPENDWVLDIPSGVCLDVVPVGEQDWVARPYGFNDPFKGASTDEKTVFMGYPVAKWAEERGILLEAFADLQNAALFPVCKNIEELGLVMRWMVSEPELQSGRDIWKSSEKMSANELSDRANLSRLFVQREKFRYANWPMLAANHEKSVFYQLDLADAAREFSGGNLDLPDVLHSETPLMKQIHNRMFRARVLQLEGKPYEGEQQEAFSLLREGLIGSVSGEKQSPYLNVYRDQIVWGRSPVRIDLAGGWTDTPPYCMYAGGNVVNVAIELNGQPPLQVYVKPSKEYKIILRSIDLGAMEVVSTWDELRDYKKIGSPFSIPKAALSLAGFIPEFSATHHSSLKDQLKSFGCGLEVTLLAAIPAGSGLGTSSILAATVLGAISDFCGLAWDKSKIGYRTLILEQLLTTGGGWQDQYGGVLHGLKLLQTGEGFNQNPSVRWLPEYLFTDPQYQACHLLYYTGITRTAKNILAEIVQGMFLNSTTHLRLLSEMKTHALDMFDAIQCGNFEMYGKLIAKTWEQKKALDSGTNPPAVEELIAQIKEYALGYKLPGAGGGGYLYIVAKDPEAALLIRKQLTASPRNPNARFVEMGLSDKGLQISRS encoded by the coding sequence ATGAAAAAGTTGTTATCGCTCCCTCCCAATTTGGTGAGTAGTTTTCATGAAATCGCGAAAGTCGGCAGGAATGAATGGTTTTGCACATCCGATCCGGTTGGTGACCGTTTAGGATCCGGGGGAGGTACTACCTGGCTGGTGGAAGCTTGCCGGCAAAATGAAGCTCCGGAAACACCGGTAAAGGAATGGTTGGGTAGGGAAAAAAGAATATTATTGCATGCCGGAGGGCAGAGCCGGCGTTTACCGGGGTATGCTCCTTCCGGAAAAATATTGACACCGATTCCTGTTTTCCGGTGGGCGAGGGGACAGAAGTTATCGCAAAATCTATTGTCTTTACAGCTTCCTCTCTATGAGGAGATTATGGAGAAAGCCCCTGAATCGCTCCATACACTGATTGCCAGTGGGGATGTATATATACGAAATAGTCAACCGTTGCAAGATATTCCGGATGTGGATGTCGTTTGTTACGGGCTGTGGGTCGATCCGGCCCTGGCAACCAATCATGGCGTGTTCGTGTCGAACAGGCAGACACCCGATAAGCTTGACTTTATGCTTCAGAAACCATCTCTGGCCGATCTGGGGCAGTTGGCCCAGGCCCATCTTTTTCTGATGGATATAGGCGTGTGGTTACTAAGTGATCGGGCTATGGAGTTGCTGATGAAACACTCGTATACAGCCGATGGAAAGACAATGAAGTCGTACGACCTCTATTCCGAATTCGGACTGGCTTTGGGTGAACACCCCCGTATTCCTGATGATGAGTTGAACCAGTTGAGTGTGGCTATCCTTCCTTTGGAGGGAGGGGAGTTTTATCATTATGGGACGAGCCGCGAACTGATCTCTTCGACGCTGACCGTGCAGAATCTGGTCCGCGACCAGCGGGCTATCATGCACCGGAAGGTTAAACCTCATCCTGCCATGTTTGTGCAGAATGCATCGATTAATATTACCCTGACTGCCGCGAACTCGGAGTTATGGATTGAGAACAGCTATATAGGTAAGCACTGGAAGCTGGATAACCGACATATTATAACCGGAGTTCCTGAAAATGATTGGGTGTTAGATATCCCGTCCGGTGTTTGTCTTGATGTTGTACCTGTCGGAGAACAGGACTGGGTGGCCCGTCCGTATGGATTCAATGATCCGTTTAAAGGAGCATCGACTGATGAGAAAACTGTTTTTATGGGATATCCTGTCGCTAAGTGGGCAGAGGAAAGAGGCATCCTATTGGAGGCTTTCGCTGACTTACAGAATGCTGCATTATTCCCAGTTTGTAAGAATATAGAAGAATTGGGTTTGGTTATGCGGTGGATGGTTTCTGAACCGGAACTGCAAAGTGGCAGGGATATATGGAAGTCGTCAGAGAAAATGTCAGCGAATGAATTATCCGATCGTGCCAACCTGAGCAGACTCTTTGTCCAGCGTGAGAAATTCCGTTATGCCAATTGGCCTATGTTGGCAGCCAATCACGAGAAAAGCGTATTCTACCAATTGGACCTGGCAGATGCTGCTCGCGAATTTTCAGGGGGGAATCTGGATTTACCGGATGTACTTCATTCTGAAACACCTTTGATGAAACAGATACATAACCGGATGTTTCGGGCTCGTGTATTACAATTGGAAGGGAAACCGTATGAGGGAGAGCAACAGGAAGCCTTTTCTTTATTACGGGAAGGGTTGATCGGCTCTGTATCCGGAGAAAAGCAATCTCCTTATCTGAATGTATATCGTGACCAAATTGTGTGGGGGCGAAGTCCGGTCCGTATCGACCTGGCTGGTGGATGGACTGATACTCCTCCTTATTGCATGTACGCCGGAGGGAATGTGGTCAATGTAGCCATCGAGTTGAACGGTCAACCACCTTTGCAGGTATATGTAAAGCCTTCGAAAGAATATAAGATCATCTTGCGTTCTATCGACCTGGGGGCGATGGAAGTTGTTTCTACCTGGGATGAATTGCGTGATTATAAAAAGATCGGTTCTCCTTTCTCTATCCCAAAAGCGGCTTTGTCTCTAGCCGGCTTTATCCCTGAATTTTCTGCAACGCATCACTCTTCACTGAAAGATCAGTTGAAAAGTTTTGGTTGTGGACTGGAAGTTACTTTACTGGCGGCTATTCCGGCTGGATCGGGACTCGGGACCAGTTCCATTTTGGCAGCAACCGTGCTTGGAGCAATATCCGATTTTTGTGGTCTGGCGTGGGATAAAAGTAAGATAGGATATCGTACCTTGATTTTAGAGCAACTGCTTACAACAGGCGGGGGCTGGCAGGATCAGTATGGCGGGGTATTACATGGTCTGAAACTGTTACAGACAGGAGAAGGCTTCAATCAGAATCCTTCCGTGCGCTGGTTACCGGAATATTTGTTTACCGACCCGCAATATCAGGCTTGTCATTTGTTATATTATACAGGAATAACCCGTACGGCCAAGAATATCCTGGCAGAGATTGTACAAGGTATGTTCCTGAATAGTACCACGCATCTTCGTCTGCTTTCAGAAATGAAAACGCATGCTCTGGATATGTTCGATGCTATTCAATGCGGTAATTTTGAAATGTACGGTAAACTTATCGCAAAGACCTGGGAACAGAAGAAGGCACTCGATTCCGGAACGAATCCTCCTGCGGTAGAAGAACTGATCGCGCAGATAAAAGAGTATGCCTTAGGTTATAAACTACCTGGAGCAGGAGGTGGCGGCTATTTGTATATCGTAGCAAAAGACCCGGAAGCTGCTTTGCTGATACGTAAACAGTTGACGGCTTCTCCGCGTAATCCGAATGCCCGTTTTGTAGAAATGGGGCTTTCGGATAAAGGATTGCAGATCAGCCGGTCCTGA
- a CDS encoding master DNA invertase Mpi family serine-type recombinase — MIYGYVRVSTDKQSTENQRFEIEKFAKVKNMRIDRWVEETISGTTDVAERQLGRLIKQIRKGDVLVTTELSRLGRNLMQVMSFLHQCMEKDIFVLTVKERYELGNNINSKILAFAFSLSAEIERNLISQRTKEALARKKKEGTKLGRPKGGKSELYKLSGKESQIRKLLQEKKTRLYISKKLGVNRQTLRDFMKMNPELD; from the coding sequence ATGATATACGGTTATGTAAGAGTCAGTACAGACAAACAAAGTACTGAAAATCAGCGATTCGAGATCGAAAAATTCGCAAAAGTAAAGAACATGCGTATTGATCGTTGGGTAGAAGAAACAATCAGTGGTACAACTGATGTTGCAGAACGGCAACTTGGTAGATTAATTAAACAAATCCGTAAAGGGGATGTTTTGGTCACAACCGAATTATCCCGGTTGGGTCGTAATCTTATGCAGGTTATGAGCTTTCTCCATCAATGTATGGAAAAAGACATTTTCGTGCTTACGGTAAAAGAACGCTACGAGTTAGGAAACAACATCAACAGTAAAATTTTGGCTTTTGCTTTTAGTTTAAGTGCCGAAATTGAACGTAACCTGATTTCCCAACGAACCAAGGAAGCATTGGCCAGAAAAAAGAAAGAAGGGACCAAGCTTGGTCGTCCTAAAGGTGGTAAATCCGAGTTGTATAAGTTATCTGGAAAAGAAAGCCAGATACGCAAACTTCTGCAGGAAAAGAAAACCAGATTGTATATAAGTAAGAAGTTAGGAGTAAACCGGCAAACACTGAGAGACTTTATGAAAATGAATCCTGAGTTGGATTAA
- the ndk gene encoding nucleoside-diphosphate kinase has product MEKTLVILKPCTIQRGLIGEIISRFEKKGLILCGMKMTWLTDDLLSEHYAHLREKSFFQRVKDAMAVCPVIVCCWKGVDAVQVVRTLAGATNGRNAAPGTIRGDYSMSVQENIVHASDSLETAEIELKRFFNEDELFDYKMNYFPSLYANDEF; this is encoded by the coding sequence ATGGAAAAGACACTTGTTATATTAAAACCATGTACCATTCAACGAGGTTTGATCGGTGAGATCATTTCCCGTTTTGAAAAGAAAGGATTAATACTCTGTGGCATGAAAATGACCTGGTTGACTGATGATCTCTTAAGCGAACACTATGCCCACCTCAGAGAAAAATCCTTCTTCCAAAGAGTAAAAGATGCCATGGCTGTATGCCCGGTCATTGTTTGTTGTTGGAAAGGAGTCGACGCAGTACAGGTAGTTCGTACCTTGGCCGGAGCAACAAATGGCAGAAATGCTGCACCCGGAACCATTCGCGGTGATTATAGCATGAGCGTACAGGAAAATATTGTACATGCATCCGACTCTCTCGAAACAGCAGAGATCGAATTAAAGAGATTCTTTAATGAGGATGAACTATTTGACTATAAAATGAATTATTTCCCCAGTCTCTACGCAAACGACGAATTTTAA